GGCGCGGGCGCATCGACCACCAGCCCGCTCGCCACCAGGTCGGCGCTGCCCAGCACCTGGCCGTAGCGGCGCACCGCGCCGGCGACGATCTGGTGGCGGCCGAGCAGCGCGACGCACTCGTCGCTGCCGAGGTCGGACAGGCACTCGCTCAGCACCGCACGCAGCGCCCCGCGGTGCTCGACGCGCCGGGCGTTGGTGCAGAAGCGCGGGTCGGTCCGCAGGTCGTCCCGCCCCACCACGCGGCAGAAGCGGGCCCAGTGTTCCTCGGCATAGGCCGACAGCACGATGTGGCCGTCGCGGGTGCGCACCAGGTCCGCCGCCGGGGCGTTGTGCGGCTGGCCGTCGCCGATGCGCGTCGGCTCCGGGCCGCCGCCGAGGTAGTCGCACCAGTTCGACGCCTGCAGGTGCATGGCCACCTCGAGCAGCGAGGTTTCCAGCGTCGCGCCGACGCCGCTGCGTTCGCGGCCGAAGAGGGCGGCCAGCACCGCCTGCGCACCGGCCTGCGCGGCCGCCGCGTCGACGATGGGCACGCCGACCTTCTGCGGCGGGCGATCGGCTTCACCGGTCACCGACATCAGCCCGCTCTCGGCCTGCGCCGCGATGTCGTAGCCCGGCCGGTCGGCCGACGGTCCCTGGCTGGGGAAGCCGGCGATGCTGAGGTAGACCAGGCGCGGGTGCAGGGCGCGCACCGTGTCGGGCCCCAGCCCGAGCTTGGCCACGGCACCCGGTCGCAGGTTCTGCACGAGCACGTCGCTGCGACCGATCAGGCGCAGCACGGCCTCGCGCCCCTGCGGCTGCTTGAGGTCGAGGGCGATCGAGCGCTTGCCGCGGTTGTAGGCGCGGACCATCGCCTCGCCGTAGCGGCCGATGTGCCGCGCCTGGTCGCCGGCCAGCGGCTCCACCTTGATCACGTCGGCCCCCAGCTCGGCCAGCGCCATGGCGGCGCCGGGCCCGGCGATGTACTGGCCCAGGTCGATCACCCGGACCCCTTCGAGGGGCCGGACGGCGCCAGCGTTGCCGGCCATGCGGTCTCCTGTCGTTGACGCGGTGTCGACGGCACCGCTGGCCGCGACGATAGGCGCAAGGCCGGGCTGCGCATACTCGCGAATCCTGATCGCCTGATCACCCGGCGTGATCAGGCCTTGGGCTATCGTCACCGCATGGGACGCATGGGCGACGCAGGGGTGGCATCGCGGCTGGACCACCTGGTGCGGCGGCTGCGGCTGCGCCACCTCGAGCTGCTGGTGAAGCTGGGCGGCGTGGCCACGCTGCGCGGGGTGGCGGAGCAGCTCAACCTGAGCCAGCCGGCCATCAGCAAGATGCTGGTGGAGATCGAGGACGCCTTCGGCTCGCGGCTGTTCGAGCGCAGCCGCCAGGGCGTGCGGCCCAATGCGTCCGGTGAGGCGGCCATCCACCACGCCCGGCTGGTGCTGGGTGAGCTGTCGCGGGCCACCGACGCCCTCGAGGCCATGCGCAACGGCGCCTCGGCCCTGCTGCGCCTGGGCACCCTGCCGGTGACGGCGACCGTGCCGGCGGCCATCGTCGACCTGCGCGCGCGCCTGCCGGGCGTCACCGTCCAGATCCGCGAGGGACGGGTGCAGGAGCTGATGCGGCGCCTCGTCGACGGCGAACTCGACTGCGTGTTCGGCGCGGTCACGCCCGAAGGGCTGGCCAGCGATTCGCTGGACGACATCGAGGCCGAGGTGATCGTGCAGGACGGGCTGTGCGTGCTGGCCTCGGCCGCCCACGAACCCGTGCGGCCCGGGCCGCTGCACTGGCGCGACCTGGCGGGCGGGCGCTGGGTGGCCCCGCCCCGCGAGACGCTGGTGCGCCAGGCCTTCATGACCGCCTTCCTCGACGAGGGGCTGGCGCCGCCGGTGCCGGTGATCGAGACCATGTCGTCGGTCACCATCGGCGCGGTGATGCGGCTGGACCCGGCGCTGCTGTGCGCGGTGCGCCGCGAGCACGCCCTCGACGAACTGGCGCGCGGCGGCGTGCGCGAGCTGCCGGTGCTGCCTTCGGTGGGGCTGCCGCCGCTGTGCCTGTTCACCCGGCGCGGCGACATCGACCGTCCCGCGGTGGTCGACGCCTTCGCGCAGGCGCTGCGCCGGTCGGCGGGCGACCGGCGCCGCACGGTTTGACGGGGCAACGCTGGTGTCATCGCGGCGTCGTGCCCGCTCCCGCGCAGCGGCCGCAGGGCCTGGCCGGTCGCGATGCCGTTGGGTTTCGCGGTTCAGTCCCGGCTGAGCCGGCGGAACTGCGTGGGGGGTCATCCGCGTCCAGCGCACGAAGGCACGCCGGAAGTTCGAGGAGTCCGAGTAGCCGGCCACCGCGGCCACCGCTTCGACGCTGTCGCGCGTGACCTGCAGGCG
The sequence above is a segment of the Aquabacterium sp. J223 genome. Coding sequences within it:
- a CDS encoding CaiB/BaiF CoA-transferase family protein; translation: MAGNAGAVRPLEGVRVIDLGQYIAGPGAAMALAELGADVIKVEPLAGDQARHIGRYGEAMVRAYNRGKRSIALDLKQPQGREAVLRLIGRSDVLVQNLRPGAVAKLGLGPDTVRALHPRLVYLSIAGFPSQGPSADRPGYDIAAQAESGLMSVTGEADRPPQKVGVPIVDAAAAQAGAQAVLAALFGRERSGVGATLETSLLEVAMHLQASNWCDYLGGGPEPTRIGDGQPHNAPAADLVRTRDGHIVLSAYAEEHWARFCRVVGRDDLRTDPRFCTNARRVEHRGALRAVLSECLSDLGSDECVALLGRHQIVAGAVRRYGQVLGSADLVASGLVVDAPAPDGPGYRAIGLPYRFGDAPRDNPPAAPGLGEHSDAVLAEAGYTGDEIAALRRQGVMA
- a CDS encoding LysR family transcriptional regulator — its product is MGDAGVASRLDHLVRRLRLRHLELLVKLGGVATLRGVAEQLNLSQPAISKMLVEIEDAFGSRLFERSRQGVRPNASGEAAIHHARLVLGELSRATDALEAMRNGASALLRLGTLPVTATVPAAIVDLRARLPGVTVQIREGRVQELMRRLVDGELDCVFGAVTPEGLASDSLDDIEAEVIVQDGLCVLASAAHEPVRPGPLHWRDLAGGRWVAPPRETLVRQAFMTAFLDEGLAPPVPVIETMSSVTIGAVMRLDPALLCAVRREHALDELARGGVRELPVLPSVGLPPLCLFTRRGDIDRPAVVDAFAQALRRSAGDRRRTV